In Alkalihalobacterium alkalinitrilicum, a genomic segment contains:
- a CDS encoding AbrB/MazE/SpoVT family DNA-binding domain-containing protein, translated as MKSTGIVRKVDELGRVVIPIELRRTLDIAEKDALEIYVDNDRIILKKYKPNMTCQITGEVSDDNLSIADGKIILSPQGAKAIIDELSSYLEKVEK; from the coding sequence ATGAAATCTACAGGTATTGTTCGTAAAGTTGATGAATTAGGACGCGTTGTTATTCCGATCGAACTTCGCCGTACACTTGATATTGCAGAGAAAGATGCACTCGAAATCTATGTTGATAACGATCGAATTATCTTAAAGAAGTATAAGCCTAATATGACTTGCCAAATTACTGGTGAAGTTTCTGATGATAATCTTTCTATTGCAGATGGAAAAATCATCCTAAGTCCTCAAGGGGCAAAAGCTATCATTGATGAACTTTCAAGCTACTTAGAAAAAGTGGAAAAATAA
- the rsmI gene encoding 16S rRNA (cytidine(1402)-2'-O)-methyltransferase, with translation MRQQKSFEEKGELGSLYLVPTPIGNLEDMTFRAIRMLKEVDVIAAEDTRQTKKLCLHYEIETRLVSYHDHNKRGSGEKLLQLLKEGRDIALVSDAGTPAISDPGYELVVECIDAGISVISLPGANAAITALIASGLNTQHFYYYGFLSRQKKERKKELEQLRNIQVPIIFYESPHRLEEMLNHLFEQFGDRKIAVCRELTKRYEEFIRGTLQEVLEWCQSSQIRGEFCIIVDGANEVTNDMDTAWWTHFSINEHVEHYIDQQMSSKEAIKEVAKERQLPKREVYAEFHK, from the coding sequence ATGAGGCAACAAAAAAGCTTTGAAGAAAAAGGCGAACTAGGAAGCTTATATCTTGTTCCAACGCCTATCGGTAACTTAGAAGATATGACATTTCGAGCCATACGAATGTTAAAAGAAGTGGATGTCATTGCAGCTGAAGATACGAGACAAACGAAGAAACTTTGTCTACATTATGAAATTGAGACTAGACTTGTAAGTTACCACGATCATAATAAACGAGGAAGTGGCGAAAAGCTACTTCAGTTATTAAAAGAAGGGCGCGATATTGCTTTAGTAAGCGATGCGGGAACACCAGCCATTTCAGACCCAGGGTATGAGTTAGTCGTTGAATGTATTGATGCTGGAATTTCAGTCATTTCTCTACCAGGAGCCAATGCCGCTATTACGGCTTTAATTGCATCAGGACTTAATACCCAACATTTTTATTATTACGGATTTTTAAGTCGACAAAAAAAAGAGCGAAAAAAAGAACTAGAGCAACTAAGAAATATTCAAGTTCCAATTATTTTTTATGAGTCACCGCACCGATTAGAGGAAATGTTAAATCATCTATTCGAACAATTTGGTGATAGGAAAATTGCAGTTTGTCGCGAATTAACTAAGAGGTACGAAGAATTTATCCGTGGTACATTACAAGAGGTGTTAGAGTGGTGTCAATCCTCTCAGATAAGGGGAGAGTTTTGTATTATTGTCGATGGAGCGAATGAAGTGACAAATGATATGGATACGGCATGGTGGACTCACTTTTCGATCAATGAACATGTCGAACATTATATTGACCAGCAAATGAGTAGTAAAGAGGCGATTAAAGAAGTAGCCAAAGAAAGACAGCTGCCAAAACGTGAAGTGTATGCAGAATTTCATAAATAA
- a CDS encoding GIY-YIG nuclease family protein: MGNHYVYMIRCQDDSLYTGYTTDVTRRIQMHEEGKGAKYTRGKGPFLLEYFEEYATKQEAMQSEYAIKQLSKRAKEQLIQEGKLTNEATKKL; the protein is encoded by the coding sequence ATGGGTAATCATTATGTATATATGATTCGCTGTCAAGATGACTCGTTATATACAGGATATACGACGGATGTTACTCGGAGAATACAAATGCATGAAGAAGGGAAAGGGGCAAAATATACGCGAGGAAAAGGCCCTTTTTTACTGGAGTATTTTGAGGAGTATGCGACAAAACAAGAAGCCATGCAATCAGAATATGCGATTAAACAACTTTCAAAACGGGCGAAAGAACAATTAATACAAGAAGGGAAGTTAACGAATGAGGCAACAAAAAAGCTTTGA
- a CDS encoding tRNA1(Val) (adenine(37)-N6)-methyltransferase has product MVTIHTNERIDYLPNRTLQIIQADDVFSFSIDAVLLAKFSYVPIQKGKIVDLCTGNGVIPIMMSMRSKATITGVEIQERLYDMAVRSCKINKLSEQIQFVRADINALPKEIITQQYDVVTCNPPYFEKNELSDRNVNPHFQIARHEIYCTLEDVIQTCAKLVKQKGKVALVHRPERLTDIFEKMRKYRIEPKRIQFVQPKKDKEANIILVEGIKDGNAGVKCLPTIVVYEDEKTYTKEFQEIYYG; this is encoded by the coding sequence ATGGTTACGATACATACGAATGAGAGAATAGATTACTTACCAAATCGGACTTTACAAATTATTCAGGCGGATGATGTATTTTCGTTTTCGATTGATGCAGTATTACTAGCAAAGTTTTCATATGTACCTATTCAAAAGGGGAAAATTGTTGATCTATGTACAGGCAATGGTGTTATTCCTATTATGATGAGTATGAGAAGTAAGGCAACGATTACTGGGGTAGAAATTCAAGAACGGCTATATGATATGGCAGTAAGAAGCTGCAAAATCAATAAACTTTCGGAGCAAATTCAATTTGTACGTGCAGATATTAATGCACTACCAAAAGAAATTATAACTCAACAATACGATGTCGTTACTTGTAACCCTCCTTATTTTGAAAAAAATGAGTTATCCGATCGAAATGTAAACCCCCATTTCCAAATCGCTCGGCATGAAATTTACTGTACGCTTGAAGATGTGATCCAAACGTGTGCAAAATTAGTTAAACAAAAAGGAAAAGTGGCTCTCGTACATCGACCCGAACGGTTAACCGATATATTTGAAAAGATGAGGAAGTACCGAATTGAACCGAAGCGAATCCAATTTGTGCAACCGAAAAAAGATAAAGAAGCAAATATCATACTGGTGGAAGGTATTAAAGATGGGAATGCAGGGGTTAAATGCTTACCTACCATTGTGGTTTATGAGGATGAAAAAACGTATACGAAGGAGTTTCAAGAAATTTATTATGGGTAA
- the yabA gene encoding DNA replication initiation control protein YabA: MDNKEIFSQVSSIEERIGGLHDELRGLKEQLALLIEENHYLKLENENLRKRLDETVEEEAIEQRNSTKKKSVGEGYDNLARLYQEGFHICSTDYGSIRKDDCLFCLSFFNQK; the protein is encoded by the coding sequence GTGGATAATAAAGAAATTTTCTCACAAGTTAGCTCAATAGAAGAGCGTATTGGTGGTTTGCACGATGAACTTCGTGGTTTAAAGGAGCAGCTTGCTCTTCTCATCGAAGAAAACCATTATTTAAAGTTGGAGAATGAAAACTTAAGAAAACGCCTCGATGAAACAGTAGAAGAAGAAGCTATTGAACAGAGAAATTCTACGAAAAAGAAATCAGTAGGTGAAGGGTACGATAATTTAGCGAGGTTGTACCAAGAAGGGTTTCACATTTGTAGTACCGATTACGGTAGTATTCGTAAAGATGATTGTCTCTTTTGCTTATCATTTTTCAATCAAAAATAA
- a CDS encoding PSP1 domain-containing protein, whose amino-acid sequence MHHVVGVRFKKAGKIYYFSPGEFELPNGEWVIVETSRGVEYGRVVIERKEVGENDVVLPLKQVLRIADEKDKLIVHENKEAAKKAFNVCQEKIIEHQLDMKLVDVEYTFDRNKVLFYFTADGRIDFRELVKDLAAIFRTRIELRQIGVRDEAKMLGGIGPCGRILCCSSFLGDFEPVSIKMAKDQNLSLNPAKISGLCGRLMCCLKYENDHYESVKQALPDIGKEIQSPNGRGKVVGLNILERIIQVELFEQQRIVEYTLEELFEETVSTQVIE is encoded by the coding sequence GTGCATCATGTCGTAGGTGTTCGCTTTAAAAAAGCGGGTAAAATTTATTACTTTTCCCCTGGTGAATTCGAATTGCCTAATGGTGAATGGGTAATTGTCGAAACATCAAGAGGGGTTGAATATGGTAGGGTAGTCATTGAAAGAAAAGAAGTCGGTGAAAATGATGTCGTACTTCCGTTAAAGCAAGTTCTTCGTATAGCAGACGAAAAAGACAAGCTGATTGTTCATGAGAATAAAGAAGCAGCGAAGAAAGCTTTCAATGTTTGCCAAGAAAAAATCATCGAACATCAACTAGATATGAAGCTTGTTGATGTAGAATATACGTTTGATCGAAATAAAGTCCTTTTTTATTTTACTGCGGATGGAAGAATTGACTTTCGAGAGCTTGTAAAAGACTTAGCAGCGATTTTCCGAACGCGAATTGAATTACGTCAAATAGGTGTTCGAGATGAAGCGAAAATGCTTGGTGGAATTGGGCCGTGTGGACGCATTCTATGTTGTTCTTCATTTTTAGGTGATTTTGAACCCGTGTCCATAAAAATGGCGAAGGATCAAAACTTATCCTTAAACCCAGCAAAAATTTCGGGTTTATGTGGTCGTCTCATGTGTTGTTTGAAATATGAAAATGATCATTATGAGTCCGTCAAACAAGCTTTACCTGATATTGGTAAGGAAATTCAATCACCGAATGGACGCGGTAAAGTGGTTGGGCTTAACATACTCGAACGTATCATTCAAGTCGAATTATTTGAACAACAGCGAATTGTTGAATATACACTTGAAGAGCTTTTTGAAGAAACGGTTTCGACCCAGGTCATAGAGTAA
- the holB gene encoding DNA polymerase III subunit delta', with product MTWEQLNQTQHKVVQILTNSIKKNRLTHAYVFEGSRGTGKMEVAIQLGKSYFCKERSTAEPCNECPDCKRISSGNHPDLHVISPDGQSIKKQQVELLRTEFSYRGMESKQKFYIINHADKMTPSAANSLLKFLEEPEAPTIAVLLTEHLYQMLNTILSRSQILTFTPLSRKEMEQMLKEDGISYPIAKLLTEITSNLEDARQLCQEDWIVQVRNVVLQLTEEIYSRPQQMFFTLQDKWLSHFKGKEEFGLGIDLMLLWYRDLLYTQLGEKDGLIFVDQLERLDHQALYSSQEKITKQMSAIFDAKRHLSSNVNPQLLMERLMLRLQEG from the coding sequence ATGACGTGGGAGCAGCTAAATCAGACTCAACATAAGGTTGTCCAAATCTTAACGAACAGTATAAAAAAAAATCGTTTAACTCATGCTTATGTTTTTGAAGGAAGCAGAGGAACGGGTAAGATGGAAGTCGCTATACAACTTGGAAAAAGCTATTTTTGTAAAGAACGATCAACGGCTGAGCCTTGTAATGAGTGTCCCGATTGTAAACGAATTTCATCTGGTAACCATCCAGATCTTCATGTGATATCACCAGATGGGCAATCAATCAAAAAACAGCAAGTTGAACTATTACGAACAGAGTTTTCTTATCGTGGAATGGAATCAAAACAAAAGTTTTATATCATAAATCATGCCGATAAAATGACACCGAGTGCTGCAAATAGCTTGCTCAAGTTCCTTGAAGAACCAGAAGCACCTACAATTGCAGTGCTTCTTACTGAGCATTTATATCAAATGTTAAATACGATCTTATCCCGCAGTCAAATTTTAACGTTCACTCCACTATCTAGGAAAGAAATGGAACAAATGTTAAAAGAGGATGGCATCTCCTACCCTATTGCGAAACTTTTAACGGAAATTACATCCAATCTAGAAGATGCTCGCCAACTTTGTCAAGAAGACTGGATTGTACAAGTACGTAATGTAGTGTTACAATTAACGGAAGAGATCTATTCTCGCCCACAACAAATGTTCTTTACTCTACAAGATAAATGGTTGTCCCATTTTAAAGGGAAAGAAGAGTTTGGGTTAGGAATTGATTTAATGCTCTTATGGTATAGAGATTTATTATACACACAGCTTGGAGAAAAAGACGGTCTGATATTTGTTGACCAACTAGAACGCCTTGACCACCAAGCACTTTATAGCTCACAAGAGAAAATCACGAAACAAATGTCGGCTATTTTTGATGCAAAGAGACATCTGAGTTCAAATGTGAATCCACAATTATTAATGGAGAGGCTTATGCTCAGGTTACAGGAGGGATAG
- a CDS encoding cyclic-di-AMP receptor, which yields MKLIIAVIQDKDSNRLSEALVKTDYRATKLASTGGFLRAGNTTFLIGTEDTNVDEVLEIIKDNCKSREQLVAPISPMGGNADSYVPYPVEVQIGGATVFVLPVDQFEQF from the coding sequence ATGAAGCTTATTATTGCTGTGATACAAGATAAGGATAGTAACCGGTTATCAGAAGCGTTAGTAAAAACTGATTATAGAGCAACGAAGCTTGCAAGTACAGGTGGGTTTTTAAGAGCAGGAAATACAACATTTCTAATAGGAACCGAAGATACAAATGTAGACGAAGTACTTGAAATTATTAAAGACAATTGTAAAAGTAGAGAACAATTAGTAGCACCAATTTCACCAATGGGAGGCAATGCAGATTCCTATGTACCCTATCCTGTTGAAGTACAAATAGGTGGGGCAACTGTATTTGTTTTACCAGTGGATCAGTTCGAGCAATTTTAA
- the tmk gene encoding dTMP kinase, with the protein MRKGLFITVEGGEGAGKTTVLKRIYKNLVEEGYQVVMTREPGGIQISEEIRSIILNQEYTSMDGRTEALLYAAARRQHLVEKIIPALQDGKIVLCDRFIDSSLAYQGFAREIGIKNILTINQFAIDEYWPDLTIYFRVEPEVGLARIAKDKAREINRLDKEGETFHKKVLEGYDQLTKMYKGRIQVVNANEPFDSVYSNAFHLITQLLNKANKA; encoded by the coding sequence ATGAGAAAGGGTTTATTTATTACCGTAGAAGGTGGAGAAGGTGCTGGGAAAACAACAGTTTTAAAGAGGATTTATAAAAATCTAGTAGAAGAAGGTTATCAAGTTGTCATGACGAGGGAACCAGGGGGAATTCAAATATCTGAAGAAATACGTTCAATCATATTGAACCAGGAATATACAAGTATGGACGGTAGAACAGAAGCGTTACTTTATGCAGCGGCAAGAAGGCAACATTTAGTAGAGAAGATTATCCCAGCTTTACAGGACGGGAAGATTGTTCTTTGTGACCGTTTTATTGATAGTAGTCTGGCTTATCAAGGCTTTGCGAGAGAAATTGGTATTAAAAACATTCTAACGATTAATCAATTTGCTATTGATGAGTATTGGCCCGATTTAACGATTTATTTTAGAGTAGAACCCGAAGTTGGTTTAGCAAGGATTGCTAAGGATAAAGCTAGAGAAATAAATCGACTAGATAAAGAGGGCGAGACATTTCATAAAAAAGTATTAGAAGGATATGATCAATTAACAAAAATGTATAAAGGTCGAATTCAGGTTGTGAATGCTAACGAACCGTTTGATAGTGTGTATTCTAATGCATTTCATTTGATAACACAACTTTTAAATAAGGCCAATAAAGCTTAA
- a CDS encoding aminotransferase class I/II-fold pyridoxal phosphate-dependent enzyme: MLNQKETPLYSMVINHARKKPHSFHVPGHKWGSVLPEFAKEKYEAILEIDGTELTDLDDLHDAQTIIKEAQQLLANVYGAKASYFLIGGSTVGNIAMLLSVCSSNDIILVQRDSHKSVMNGIQLAQAKPIYLTPEYDEGTGLSMGVRLDTVILALKTYPNAKALFLTNPSYYGVTNDLSEIIEFTHKYNVPVLVDEAHGAHFGIGKGIPPSAISQGADIVVQSAHKTLPAMTMGSYLHFNSSSISKKKVEHYLQMLQSSSPSYPIMASLDLARHYVANLKESELLKIVESSKKFKCLLKEIPQLTVFEVNELTNYKLDPLKITVRTNCELTGVEIQMLLEEKGIFVELANEEYLLLILPLLPFTQGEHITSIIKKVLKPFPPVRKKYIEKKLFMQKISSLYLSKEEMETYSTTVIPLEQAVSHIIAEHVIPYPPGVPLLIPGEIITSEVITTIVNLIDVGARFQGHPNITETGIKVFIIDERKEDEE, translated from the coding sequence ATGTTAAATCAAAAAGAAACACCACTTTATTCCATGGTTATAAACCACGCTCGGAAAAAACCTCATTCATTTCATGTACCAGGTCATAAATGGGGAAGTGTTCTTCCAGAGTTTGCAAAAGAAAAATATGAAGCAATTTTAGAGATAGACGGCACAGAATTAACCGACTTAGATGATCTTCATGATGCCCAAACAATTATTAAAGAAGCACAGCAGTTATTGGCAAATGTTTATGGGGCAAAAGCATCTTACTTTTTGATAGGGGGTTCAACGGTTGGAAATATAGCGATGTTACTATCTGTTTGTTCGAGTAATGATATCATCCTCGTTCAAAGAGATAGTCACAAGTCTGTGATGAATGGCATACAATTAGCACAAGCAAAACCGATATATTTAACACCTGAATATGATGAAGGAACGGGTTTATCTATGGGGGTAAGATTAGATACAGTTATACTTGCATTAAAGACATACCCAAATGCAAAAGCTCTTTTTTTAACCAATCCTAGCTATTATGGGGTTACAAACGATTTAAGTGAAATAATAGAGTTCACTCATAAATATAATGTACCAGTACTAGTTGATGAAGCGCATGGGGCCCATTTTGGCATTGGAAAGGGAATACCACCTTCTGCTATTTCACAAGGTGCTGATATCGTCGTTCAGTCTGCACATAAAACGTTACCAGCCATGACGATGGGTTCTTACTTACATTTTAATAGTTCTTCAATTTCCAAGAAAAAGGTAGAACATTACTTACAAATGTTACAGTCAAGCAGTCCTTCTTATCCAATTATGGCTTCGCTCGACTTAGCGAGACATTACGTTGCCAATTTAAAAGAATCTGAGCTATTAAAAATTGTAGAAAGTAGTAAGAAGTTTAAATGTCTTTTAAAAGAAATCCCGCAGTTAACTGTGTTTGAAGTAAATGAACTTACCAATTATAAATTAGATCCCTTAAAGATTACAGTACGAACGAATTGTGAATTAACTGGAGTAGAGATTCAAATGTTACTAGAGGAAAAAGGAATATTTGTCGAATTAGCAAATGAAGAATATTTGTTGCTTATTTTACCACTTTTGCCTTTTACTCAAGGGGAACATATAACTTCTATTATTAAAAAGGTATTGAAACCTTTTCCACCAGTGAGAAAAAAATATATAGAAAAAAAATTGTTCATGCAAAAAATTTCATCTTTATATTTAAGTAAAGAGGAAATGGAAACGTACAGTACAACGGTTATACCGTTAGAACAAGCGGTAAGCCATATTATTGCAGAACACGTTATTCCTTATCCACCAGGAGTACCGTTGTTAATACCAGGAGAAATCATTACAAGTGAAGTAATTACAACAATTGTAAATCTAATCGATGTAGGCGCACGATTTCAAGGCCATCCTAATATAACTGAAACAGGAATCAAAGTTTTTATCATAGATGAGAGAAAAGAGGATGAAGAATGA
- a CDS encoding sigma factor G inhibitor Gin, with translation MIVIDNVKLLNQGQKHCVICEQEKSEGIHLFEYFICEKCERQIVITEPNDVYYHYYLKKMKKIKLPTIN, from the coding sequence GTGATTGTAATCGATAATGTAAAGCTATTAAATCAAGGTCAGAAGCATTGTGTGATCTGTGAGCAAGAAAAGAGTGAAGGAATTCATTTGTTTGAATATTTTATTTGTGAGAAATGTGAAAGGCAAATCGTCATTACAGAGCCAAACGATGTCTACTATCATTACTATTTAAAGAAAATGAAAAAGATAAAATTACCTACGATTAATTAA
- a CDS encoding pro-sigmaK processing inhibitor BofA family protein, with amino-acid sequence MDPILIVALIGGLIFLLLIVGAPIKPLRFVGQAAVKLMIGALFLFFLNAFGSLVDYHIPINMITASVSGFLGIPGVVLLIAIEHFVL; translated from the coding sequence ATGGATCCTATTTTAATCGTTGCGTTAATTGGAGGCCTTATATTTTTACTGCTGATTGTAGGAGCACCTATAAAACCGCTTCGCTTTGTAGGACAGGCAGCAGTGAAGCTAATGATCGGAGCACTTTTTTTATTCTTTTTAAATGCGTTTGGTTCTCTTGTAGATTATCATATTCCAATTAATATGATCACTGCTTCAGTTTCAGGATTTTTAGGTATTCCAGGCGTAGTATTATTAATTGCTATTGAGCATTTTGTATTATAA
- a CDS encoding YaaL family protein, which translates to MFFKKKGRIRKEENERLLSLIDDMKQKLTKQQLLINNSVDPSPMVLNDVKVTEAKYMFLLREARIRQTRRNDKD; encoded by the coding sequence ATGTTTTTTAAGAAAAAAGGCCGTATACGTAAAGAAGAAAACGAAAGATTGTTGTCTTTAATTGATGATATGAAACAAAAATTAACGAAACAACAGTTATTAATTAATAATAGTGTAGATCCTTCCCCTATGGTCTTAAACGATGTAAAAGTTACTGAAGCTAAATACATGTTTTTATTACGAGAAGCAAGAATAAGGCAAACCCGGAGGAACGATAAGGATTAA
- the recR gene encoding recombination mediator RecR, giving the protein MQYPEPIAKLMEGFMRLPGIGPKTASRLAFFVLDMKEDDVLDFAKALVNAKRNLSYCSVCHNITDTDPCRICEDMKRDRSTICVVQDAKDVIAMEKMKEYYGLYHVLHGAISPMDGIGPEDIKIPELLKRLQDETVQEIIIATNPNIEGEATAMYISRLVKPTGIKVTRIAHGLPVGGDLEYADEVTLSKAIEGRREI; this is encoded by the coding sequence TTGCAGTATCCTGAACCAATAGCAAAATTAATGGAAGGCTTTATGAGATTGCCAGGCATCGGCCCCAAAACAGCCAGTCGTCTGGCCTTTTTTGTTCTAGATATGAAAGAAGATGATGTGCTAGACTTTGCAAAAGCACTAGTAAACGCTAAACGTAACCTATCATATTGTTCGGTGTGTCATAATATTACCGATACGGATCCGTGTCGAATATGTGAGGATATGAAAAGAGATCGTTCAACTATATGTGTTGTTCAAGATGCAAAAGATGTTATTGCAATGGAGAAAATGAAGGAATACTATGGTCTATACCATGTGTTACATGGAGCGATTTCTCCAATGGATGGTATTGGCCCTGAGGATATTAAAATCCCAGAGCTATTAAAGCGTCTACAAGATGAAACGGTACAAGAAATTATTATTGCGACGAACCCGAATATTGAGGGTGAAGCTACAGCTATGTATATTTCACGTTTAGTTAAACCTACAGGCATAAAAGTGACCAGAATTGCCCATGGTTTACCTGTGGGAGGAGACTTAGAGTATGCGGATGAAGTAACATTATCCAAAGCGATTGAAGGAAGACGAGAAATCTAA
- a CDS encoding YbaB/EbfC family nucleoid-associated protein, which translates to MKNMGQMMKQVQKMQKQMMQAQEELKEKTVEATAGGGMVTVVASGDKRILDIKISEEVVDPDDVDMLQDLILAAMNEALKKVDELVEQDMGKYTKGMNMPGLF; encoded by the coding sequence ATGAAGAACATGGGACAAATGATGAAACAAGTACAAAAGATGCAAAAACAGATGATGCAAGCACAGGAAGAATTAAAGGAAAAAACAGTTGAAGCGACAGCAGGAGGCGGTATGGTGACTGTTGTAGCGAGTGGCGATAAACGAATTCTAGATATTAAAATTTCAGAAGAAGTAGTAGATCCTGATGATGTAGATATGCTACAAGACTTAATTTTAGCAGCTATGAATGAAGCGTTGAAAAAAGTCGATGAGCTAGTAGAACAGGATATGGGTAAGTATACAAAAGGTATGAATATGCCAGGGTTGTTCTAA
- the dnaX gene encoding DNA polymerase III subunit gamma/tau, with the protein MGYQALYRVWRPQQLRDIAGQEHITKTLQNALVHNKFSHAYLFTGPRGTGKTSAAKIVAKAINCDRAPVPEPCNECKSCKGITDGSIVDVIEIDAASNNGVDEIRDIRDKVKFAPNEVRYKVYIIDEVHMLSTGAFNALLKTLEEPPKHVLFILATTEPHKIPLTIISRCQRFDFKRISNEALVERMKFIISHYDVEVNDEALQMVARAADGGMRDALSLLDQAMSYSENAVTLEDVLSITGAVSQNFLSDIVNAIQAKDSVQALKSVNVLLAEGKDPQRFIEDLIFYYRDILLYQTAPSLEGMLERAKVDVQFEKLTNEVSQASIYEWLHLLSESQQAMKWATQGKIFLELAIVKLCQTSASSTTQSVVDDEKVTTLEKKLASLEKEIQDLKSGQSNLVAGEKRKEAPKPLQRKSSPSLGGKTVSPQVKEVLKKATKQDLQTVSGQWGLVMERVKQHSVPAQAWLSDCKPVAASSDNIVLAFQNEMHRDMIESKFRSDVENVVQQVYQKQMSFLSILLIQWDKIKEDFLREQRGDTDQPEEDPIVDEAIKLVGSDLIEIIESK; encoded by the coding sequence TTGGGATATCAAGCACTATATCGTGTATGGAGACCTCAGCAGTTGAGAGATATTGCTGGACAAGAACATATTACGAAGACGTTGCAAAATGCTTTAGTACATAATAAGTTTTCCCATGCTTATCTCTTCACAGGACCTAGGGGAACAGGAAAAACCAGCGCCGCTAAAATTGTTGCAAAAGCAATTAATTGTGATCGAGCGCCAGTGCCTGAGCCATGTAATGAATGTAAGTCATGTAAAGGGATTACTGACGGTTCGATTGTTGATGTGATTGAAATTGACGCTGCTTCTAATAATGGTGTTGATGAAATCCGCGATATTCGTGATAAAGTAAAATTTGCACCTAATGAAGTTCGGTATAAAGTGTATATTATTGATGAAGTTCATATGCTATCAACAGGTGCATTTAATGCGTTATTAAAAACTCTTGAAGAGCCACCAAAGCATGTTCTGTTTATTTTAGCAACAACAGAACCTCATAAAATTCCTTTGACGATTATTTCTCGTTGTCAACGTTTTGATTTTAAGAGAATTTCAAATGAAGCTTTAGTAGAACGAATGAAATTTATCATTAGTCACTACGATGTTGAAGTTAATGACGAGGCTCTACAAATGGTTGCTCGTGCTGCTGATGGTGGGATGCGTGATGCTCTTAGCTTATTAGACCAAGCCATGTCCTACTCAGAAAACGCAGTAACACTTGAGGATGTACTTTCAATAACAGGAGCAGTTTCCCAAAACTTTTTGTCGGATATTGTAAATGCAATCCAGGCAAAAGACTCGGTACAGGCTTTAAAATCAGTGAATGTCCTTCTGGCTGAAGGGAAAGACCCTCAACGCTTTATTGAAGATTTGATTTTTTATTATCGGGATATTCTTTTATATCAAACAGCTCCATCACTCGAAGGAATGCTGGAGAGAGCCAAGGTGGATGTTCAATTTGAAAAACTAACAAATGAAGTTTCTCAAGCTTCCATTTATGAATGGCTTCATTTACTTAGTGAAAGTCAACAAGCAATGAAATGGGCAACACAAGGAAAAATATTTTTAGAGCTTGCGATTGTTAAACTGTGTCAAACATCAGCATCATCAACAACGCAGTCTGTAGTTGATGATGAAAAGGTTACAACGCTTGAAAAAAAATTGGCTAGTCTTGAAAAAGAAATACAAGACTTAAAGTCTGGACAATCAAATTTAGTTGCTGGTGAAAAACGGAAAGAAGCTCCTAAACCGTTACAAAGAAAAAGCTCCCCTTCGCTAGGAGGCAAAACAGTTTCCCCTCAAGTAAAAGAAGTATTAAAGAAAGCAACCAAACAAGATTTGCAAACGGTTAGTGGTCAGTGGGGCTTAGTAATGGAGCGAGTGAAACAACATAGTGTTCCTGCGCAAGCTTGGCTAAGTGATTGTAAACCTGTTGCTGCTTCAAGTGATAATATTGTACTCGCATTTCAAAACGAAATGCATAGAGATATGATTGAATCGAAGTTTAGATCCGATGTGGAAAATGTCGTCCAGCAAGTTTACCAAAAACAGATGAGTTTCTTATCAATTTTATTAATTCAATGGGATAAAATAAAAGAAGACTTCTTAAGAGAACAACGTGGTGATACAGATCAACCAGAGGAAGATCCTATTGTCGATGAGGCCATTAAATTAGTGGGTTCGGATTTAATAGAAATTATTGAAAGTAAATAA